The Actinomycetota bacterium genomic sequence CGACCCCGGCGACTCGGTCGAGGTCTGGTTCGAAGGTGGCGGCCAGCGGAGTGACTCGTTCACCTACCAGGCCGTATCCGAGAGCGGTAACCGCGTGCTCGTCGTGGCGGCCGAGGACTACACCGGCGCCTCGCCGGTGCAGACGCCGGGCCCGCACTTCGTCGACACGTACACCGACGCCCTGGCCGCCAACGGTCAGCAGGCCGACGTCTACGACATCGACGCCGCCGGGCGGATCGCCCCGGACGCCCTCGGAGTGCTCAGCCACTACGACGCGGTCGTTTGGGAGACCGGAAACGACCTGGTCACCCGATCCGCCGGCCGCGGTGGCGGCAATGCCGACCGGCTGGCACTCGACGAACTGCTCGAGTTCCGCTCGTACATGAACGAGGGCGGCAAGGTGCTCCTCGCAGGTGACTCCGCCGGCCAGCAGTACACCAACGCCGCCGTGGGCAACCAGTTGTACGACCCCAAGGGCGAGATCGCCTGCAACCCGCTTCCCGCGGGTACGGACCCGCGGCGCTGCCTGCCTTTGTTCGGCTCGTTCTTCGGTGGCGACACCACCAACGACGTGCTGCAGTACTACCTGGGTGGCTACGTAGCCGTGGCCAACGACGGTCACGTCGGAGGCGCCGCGTTCGACTCGACAGGCGTCGACGACCCGTTCACGGGCCTCACGTGGGGTCTCGACGATCCCATCTTCGCTGGTAACACGTTCCGGAGGTCGTCGTTCCTCGCCACCAGCGGCATCCTGCCGGTCGACCAGTTCAAGCAGTTCGACAGCTGGGCCGCGGCGCGGTACGACAAGCCGGGTGGCCCGTTCGACCCACACACTGGCACGCAGTACGTCTACTCACAGATCGCCGACGTCTCGTACAAGCGGCTCACCCGGGAGGTCGCCGTCCCGGCGGGTGGCGGGTCGATGACGTTCTGGACGTCGTACGACACCGAGGCGCAGTGGGACCACCTGTTCGTGGAGGCGCGCACTCCCGGCGGTGACGACTGGACAACGCTGCCGGACGCCAACGGGCACACGACAACGGCGACCGGCCAGAGCTGCCCCGCGGGCTGGGTCACGCTGCATCCGCACCTCGCGCACTACCAGACGTTTGACGGCGTGGCGGCCTGCACGGCCACCGGCACCACTGGCGCCTGGAACGCCGCCAGCGGCAACTCCGCCGGCTGGCAGGAGTGGAGCGTCGACCTCTCGGCGTATGCCGGTGAGAGCGTCGAGATCTCCATCGCCTACGCCAGCGACTGGGCGTCGCAGGGTATCGGTGTCTTCATCGACGACATCGCGCTCCCCGACGGCACCAGCACGTCGTTCGAGACCGGCTTGGACGGCTGGGCGATCACCGGGCCGCCTGAGGGCAGCGCACCCAACGTCAACAACTTCATCCGAACCGACGCATCGGGCTTCCCGGTCGGCAACGCGATCGCCACGCCGCACTCGCTGCTGCTGGGGTTCGGACTGGAGGGCGTCTCGACTGCAGACGAACGCAACGCAGTGATGGGCCGGGCGCTCGACCACCTGCTGCAGTAGGAGGAGGCGGACACCTTCGTGGGCGCTGAAGCCGGGGTGGACGAACGGTTCACCCCGGCTTCGTGGGCCCGTTCGGCAGGGTGGCGCTCCTCGACGTGCACGATCCGCACGCCTCGATCACGTCCAACCTTTGCCGCGAGTCCGGCGGAGTGGAGATGATGGGACTCGAACCCACGACCCCCGGCTTGCAAAGCCAGATCGGGCGGAATCGTCACCACGGGAAACAGTGATCGGTGCACGTCGCGGCCATCGTGATGTTGTCCGTGGTTGTCCGCTCGGGACCGGTCAGGACCGCCATGAATGGGACGCTAGTGGCACGGCCGGCGAGGACGAGGTGGCCGCCCAGGTCGACGTCACCAAGACGGCCTCCAACCGCCTGCTCACCGGCCTCGGCGGGCGCCCGACCGGCGGGTTCGTCGAGCTGGTCCGGCGCCGGCCGGCGGGCGGCCAGTCCCCTGGGTGGGCTCAGGAATCCTCGTAGGCGGCGGCGACCCGCTTGGGCACGACCATGCGCCACGCCTCGACGACCAGCTCCCGCATCTCCGCCCGGTCGATCGCGTCCAGCCACACCCGCACCCAGTTGTAGCGCTCATCCGAGGCCGCCGGCATGTGGAACTTCTCCGGCTCGCTGGCCACCAGCGCCGCCCGCTCCTCCTTGGGGAAGGCGAACCCCATCGACCGCTCATCGGGCGAGATCGACAGGAACACGAGCCTGCCGACCCGGA encodes the following:
- a CDS encoding zinc carboxypeptidase; amino-acid sequence: VTNGETTDYAHAVTGALAWTPELSAGCDGCGFVFPDDEALVQAEFQRNLPFAGSVANSAVDPDDPKTVTGITTKPFYVDSDDPYKGSNPGVQLSFARSYGDPQPVAVIAKRSLGAVTVQYRINGGAVQSAPTSEWEGGSRYDPASVYYHQMRGVVTGTDPGDSVEVWFEGGGQRSDSFTYQAVSESGNRVLVVAAEDYTGASPVQTPGPHFVDTYTDALAANGQQADVYDIDAAGRIAPDALGVLSHYDAVVWETGNDLVTRSAGRGGGNADRLALDELLEFRSYMNEGGKVLLAGDSAGQQYTNAAVGNQLYDPKGEIACNPLPAGTDPRRCLPLFGSFFGGDTTNDVLQYYLGGYVAVANDGHVGGAAFDSTGVDDPFTGLTWGLDDPIFAGNTFRRSSFLATSGILPVDQFKQFDSWAAARYDKPGGPFDPHTGTQYVYSQIADVSYKRLTREVAVPAGGGSMTFWTSYDTEAQWDHLFVEARTPGGDDWTTLPDANGHTTTATGQSCPAGWVTLHPHLAHYQTFDGVAACTATGTTGAWNAASGNSAGWQEWSVDLSAYAGESVEISIAYASDWASQGIGVFIDDIALPDGTSTSFETGLDGWAITGPPEGSAPNVNNFIRTDASGFPVGNAIATPHSLLLGFGLEGVSTADERNAVMGRALDHLLQ